In the Oncorhynchus keta strain PuntledgeMale-10-30-2019 chromosome 14, Oket_V2, whole genome shotgun sequence genome, one interval contains:
- the LOC118394046 gene encoding protein crumbs homolog 1-like, translating to MEFGRFLFKSQRTLLLGMIMFKLGILCTAADQCLSSPCQNGGTCLDYMGNYTCLCPRWPVHYTGKDCKELYDPCVYDAPCTNCTSTLGTGVYTCHCLVGFAGTNCTLNISRCLDNPCKGGVRSHCVDRVDGYTCHCPPGYGGEACQERIRDCSEEPCHNDATCVGTPDGYVCQCGPGLQGRDCEENIDDCKSLPCQNGAICKDGVNGYQCFCVPGFQGYHCDLDINECASRPCENNGTCANEVDHYECNCLLGFKGVNCEVEIDDCEEQPCQNGASCHDHVGLYTCECVSGYEGHECELDIDECASGPCLNEGNCTDLVNSYECDCTGTGFTGEQCEVDIPECASDPCQNGATCVEGINQYGCFCWPGYEGKNCQVDIDECELEPCENGGECFQRSELLYYGVLSGLEDREFNYEDAAGFLCHCQPGFAGESCEVNVDECESAPCQNKGSCEDLVNSYWCVCLPGFTGVHCEVDIDECESEPCQNGGSCHDGSNAYTCHCVEAEPGEEPWGGHNCDVRLIGCREHLCENGAPCVPILSQEEDGNEDSDGDEDEQEHGHTCLCPPGFTGKHCGIPTTFSFNTEGYILIQLPPTANRSRAEVEPHHHHVQLRFRTTLPNMLLFYGGAEHYFVSLEIVGSYLKARAGSGKKLQATYHLPVNDGDWHEAKVTMDEKLVLMVKGPVCDNDEGCTVENEGHNQLVFFQHGSFLEVYVGGAPQKYLANTDSRKGFIGCVEDLQVDHQRVLPQDFSREHVQDMELGCNKTDWCHPDPCHHRGQCIDLWTSFSCECHRPYHGSLCEEEHPSWTFSNEETVSYAAFNINTTDGENFNISFFLRSLNPSGLLLQLRRGRRAYLILYLREGTLVFNSPPTTLFSNNIYFTSGQRELVTITIRQGQVGFSQAGTQLSLGRVRMERGDVVYIGGLPPGESTAPWGGHFKGCLQDITLDHMQLYPNHTKEECHTYEAYQCYFPNKAENVLDGCVSDEACKAGPCQNGGTCMVTWNDFECTCPMNFSGRRCDTRVWCVSDPCAMGSQCVDLVDGYECLTNATFERNALQFTANGSLVASVTSVSVDIRTRKENGVLLRATNGAEVFCLGLLNSYLLVKLLSGNSLELQAFTSDLTISDGAWHHLHLAMADPLQPVSRWRLTVDGRRVGSTMGTAGNLNFLNDTTVWMAENYTGCLGELRVGGVYLPLVDDQDAPQAARFIRQGGQEPKMGCVGADVCQSQPCLNQGFCQDLWNLLNCSCAPGWEGQFCQRNTDECASGPCAHGTCTDLLADYRCECHKGWGGRDCDEEVDDCLEHRCLNGGSCLDGTGNYHCVCLPGYSGRRCQRRFPPQQCDEDTQCDNGGVCMDGIWGANCTCKPGYTGDWCEAEIDECESSSCLNGATCLDRLNSFQCMCLPGFSGTQCESNRQEQRERVPWLVVAIPLASLCVLLAVVALVFMVLTARKKRQSEESAQEVHLPSFAGFIHYLVQTHKQTGEDWSLIKEVSKGERRPAVWTCVLLLGQFTHRLQCPGGVLTTA from the exons GTATACTGTGCACAGCAGCAGACCAGTGTCTGTCATCTCCATGTCAGAATGGAGGTACGTGTTTGGACTATATGGGTAACTACACGTGTCTCTGCCCCAGATGGCCAGTCCACTACACGGGCAAGGACTGTAAGGAGCTGTACGATCCCTGTGTCTACGATGCCCCTTGCACCAACTGTACCAGCACACTGGGCACAGGAGTCTACACCTGCCACTGCCTTGTCGGCTTCGCAGGGACCAACTGCACACTCAACATCAGCAGGTGTTTGGACAACCCATGTAAAGGGGGTGTCAGGTCTCACTGTGTGGACAGGGTGGACGGCTACACCTGCCACTGTCCCCCTGGCTATGGAGGAGAAGCGTGCCAGGAGAGGATCAGGGACTGCTCTGAGGAGCCGTGCCATAACGATGCCACCTGTGTTGGCACACCGGATGGGTACGTGTGCCAGTGTGGCCCGGGTCTCCAGGGGAgggactgtgaggagaacatagatgactgtaagtcactcccCTGTCAGAACGGAGCCATCTGTAAAGACGGCGTCAACGGATACCAGTGCTTCTGTGTGCCTGGTTTCCAAGGCTACCACTGCGACCTGGACATTAACGAGTGTGCGTCGCGGCCGTGTGAGAACAACGGGACCTGTGCCAATGAGGTGGACCACTATGAGTGCAACTGTCTTCTTGGATTCAAAG GGGTGAACTGTGAAGTGGAGATAGATGACTGTGAGGAGCAGCCCTGCCAGAATGGAGCCAGCTGCCATGACCATGTGGGTCTGTacacatgtgagtgtgtgtccgGGTACGAGGGCCATGAATGTGAGCTGGACATTGATGAGTGTGCCAGCGGACCCTGTCTCAACGAGGGCAACTGCACAGACCTGGTGAACAG CTATGAGTGTGACTGCACTGGAACAGGCTTTACAGGAGAGCAATGTGAAGTGGACATCCCAGAGTGTGCTTCTGACCCCTGCCAGAATGGAGCGACCTGCGTAGAGGGAATCAACCAATATGGCTGTTTCTGCTGGCCAG GTTATGAAGGGAAGAACTGCCAGGTGGATATAGACGAGTGTGAGCTGGAGCCCTGTGAGAATGGAGGAGAGTGTTTCCAGCGCTCAGAGTTGCTGTACTATGGGGTGCTGTCTGGGCTGGAAGACAGGGAGTTCAACTATGAGGATGCAGCTGGGTTCCTCTGCCACTGTCAACCTGGGTTTGCTG GAGAGAGTTGTGAAGTGAATGTGGACGAGTGTGAATCCGCCCCATGTCAGAACAAAGGGAGCTGTGAGGACCTGGTCAACTCATATTGGTGTGTCTGTCTACCGGGGTTCACAG GTGTGCACTGCGAGGTAGACATTGACGAGTGTGAGAGCGAGCCTTGTCAGAATGGAGGGTCCTGCCACGATGGCTCCAACGCCTACACCTGTCACTGTGTGGAGGCGGAGCCAGGGGAGGAGCCATGGGGCGGCCATAACTGTGACGTCCGCCTGATTGGCTGCAGGGAACACCTGTGTGAGAACGGAGCTCCCTGTGTGCCTATCCTAAGCCAAGAAGAGGATGGTAATGAGGACAGTGATGGGGATGAGGATGAACAAGAGCATGGACACACCTGCCTTTGTCCCCCAGGCTTCACTGGGAAGCACTGCGGCATCCCCACCACCTTCTCCTTCAACACAGAGGGCTATATCCTCATTCAGCTCCCTCCTACAGCTAACAGGAGCAGGGCAGAAGTAGAACCCCATCACCACCACGTCCAGCTGCGCTTCAGGACCACTCTGCCTAACATGCTTCTGTTCTACGGAGGGGCTGAGCACTACTTTGTGTCCCTGGAGATCGTGGGGAGTTACCTCAAGGCTAGAGCTGGATCAGGGAAAAAGCTACAGGCCACCTACCATCTCCCAGTCAACGACGGAGACTGGCATGAGGCCAAAGTGACCATGGATGAGAAGCTGGTACTGATGGTCAAAGGACCAGTCTGTGACAATGACGAGGGATGCACGGTGGAGAACGAAGGACACAACCAATTGGTCTTCTTCCAACATGGATCATTCCTAGAAGTCTATGTGGGGGGAGCCCCCCAGAAGTATCTGGCCAACACAGACAGTAGGAAGGGTTTCATTGGCTGCGTGGAGGATCTACAAGTTGACCACCAGCGTGTTCTGCCACAGGATTTCTCTCGAGAGCACGTCCAAGACATGGAGCTGGGCTGCAACAAGACTGACTGGTGTCATCCTGACCCCTGCCATCATCGTGGGCAATGTATTGACCTGTGGACTAGCTTCAGCTGTGAGTGTCATCGACCCTATCATGGCTCCCTGTGTGAAGAAG AACACCCCTCATGGACATTCAGTAATGAAGAAACAGTGAGCTATGCTGCCTtcaacatcaacacaactgatggTGAGAACTTCAACATCTCCTTCTTCCTCCGCTCTCTGAATCCCAGCGGCCTGCTACTCCAGCTGCGGAGAGGGAGGAGGGCCTACCTCATCCTGTACCTGCGGGAGGGAACCCTGGTCTTCAACAGCCCCCCCACCACTCTGTTCTCTAACAATATCTACTTCACCAGCGGACAGAGGGAGCTGGTTACTATAACAATACGCCAGGGTCAGGTAGGGTTCAGCCAGGCTGGTACACAGCTCTCCCTGGGGAGGGTGAGGATGGAACGGGGGGATGTGGTGTACATCGGGGGTCTGCCACCGGGGGAGTCCACTGCCCCCTGGGGAGGTCACTTCAAAGGCTGCCTGCAGGACATCACTCTGGACCACATGCAGCTGTATCCCAACCACACAAAGGAGGAGTGCCACACCTATGAAGCGTACCAGTGCTACTTCCCAAACAAAGCTGAGAATGTGTTGGATGGCTGTGTCAGTGATGAGGCATGCAAG GCTGGTCCCTGTCAGAATGGAGGAACGTGCATGGTCACCTGGAATGACTTTGAGTGCACCTGTCCCATGAACTTCTCTGGCAGGCGATGTGATACACGCGTGTGGTGTGTCAGTGACCCCTGTGCCATGGGCAGCCAGTGTGTGGATCTAGTTGACGGTTATGAGT GTCTCACTAATGCCACCTTTGAGAGAAACGCTCTGCAGTTCACTGCTAACGGCTCGCTAGTTGCCTCGGTGACTAGTGTCTCCGTGGACATACGTACGCGGAAGGAGAACGGCGTGCTACTGCGGGCCACTAACGGAGCAGAGGTCTTCTGTCTGGGTCTGCTCAACTCCTACCTACTAGTCAAACTACTGAGTGGCAACAGCCTGGAGTTGCAGGCATTCACCAGTGACCTGACCATCTCAGATGGGGCCTGGCACCATCTCCACCTTGCCATGGCCGATCCCCTGCAACCTGTGTCCCGCTGGCGCCTCACTGTGGACGGGCGCAGGGTGGGCAGCACCATGGGCACAGCCGGGAATCTCAACTTCCTCAACGACACCACTGTGTGGATGGCAGAGAACTACACAGGCTGTCTGGGGGAGTTGAGGGTGGGAGGAGTCTACCTACCCCTGGTGGACGACCAGGATGCCCCCCAGGCAGCCCGGTTTATCAGGCAGGGGGGCCAGGAGCCCAAGATGGGGTGTGTTGGTGCCGATGTGTGCCAGTCCCAGCCCTGCCTAAACCAGGGCTTCTGCCAGGACCTCTGGAACCTGTTAAACTGCAGCTGTGCCCCAGGCTGGGAAGGACAGTTCTGCCAGAGGAACACAGATGAGTGTGCCTCAGGCCCCTGTGCCCATGGCACCTGCACAGACCTGCTGGCAGACTACCGGTGTGAGTGTCACAAAGGCTGGGGGGGCAGAGACTGTGATGAGGAGGTGGATGACTGCCTGGAACACAGGTGTTTGAATGGGGGCTCCTGTCTGGACGGGACGGGCAACTACCACTGTGTCTGCCTCCCTGGATACAGCGGCCGCCGCTGTCA gcgGAGATTCCCTCCAcagcagtgtgatgaggatacgcAGTGTGACAACGGTGGAGTCTGCATGGATGGGATCTGGGGTGCCAACTGCACCTGCAAGCCTGGATACACTGGGGACTG GTGTGAGGCAGAGATAGATGAGTGTGAGTCCAGTTCCTGTCTCAACGGTGCTACCTGCCTGGACCGACTCAACAGCTTCCAGTGTATGTGTTTGCCGGGCTTCAGCGGCACACAGTGTGAAAGCAAT agacaggagcagagggaGCGTGTGCCCTGGCTAGTGGTGGCCATCCCTCTGGCCAGCCTGTGTGTGCTGTTGGCTGTGGTGGccctggtcttcatggtgctgacTGCCCGCAAGAAGCGGCAGTCAGAGGAGTCTGCCCAGGAGGTTCACCTACCTTCCTTTGCTGGTTTCATACATTATCTGgttcagacacacaaacagacaggcgAGGACTGGTCCCTCATTAAAGAGGTGTCCAAGGGTGAAAGGCGACCAGCGGTGTGGACATGTGTGCTGCTGCTGGGTCAGTTCACTCATCGTCTGCAGTGCCCAGGAGGTGTTCTAACTACGGCTTAG